The Streptomyces sp. NBC_01689 genome includes a window with the following:
- a CDS encoding GNAT family N-acetyltransferase: MNQVIRSIRADEWRSVRELRLVALQDPVAHLAFRETYEESVARPDAFWQERAAGAAEGVDERRQFVAVDPDGVWIGSVVVLVERAGEADFLGHLGEWDQAHLVGVFVRPEHRGSGVTDALFETALAWAWETGLDRVRLFVHEKNGRAEAFYRRVGFVPTGGSAPTPGDTGERDLEFVITRS; encoded by the coding sequence ATGAATCAAGTGATCCGTTCCATACGGGCCGACGAGTGGCGCTCGGTGAGGGAACTGCGGCTGGTCGCGCTGCAGGACCCCGTCGCGCATCTCGCCTTCCGGGAGACGTACGAGGAGTCCGTGGCACGGCCTGACGCGTTCTGGCAGGAACGGGCGGCGGGGGCCGCCGAAGGCGTGGACGAGCGGCGGCAGTTCGTCGCCGTCGACCCTGACGGGGTGTGGATCGGCTCGGTCGTCGTCCTGGTCGAGAGGGCCGGGGAGGCGGACTTCCTCGGGCACCTCGGCGAGTGGGACCAGGCACATCTGGTGGGTGTCTTCGTACGGCCCGAGCACCGGGGAAGCGGGGTGACGGACGCCCTGTTCGAGACCGCGCTCGCCTGGGCCTGGGAGACCGGCCTGGACCGGGTCCGGCTGTTCGTGCACGAGAAGAACGGACGCGCCGAGGCGTTCTACCGCCGCGTCGGGTTCGTGCCGACCGGCGGGAGCGCACCGACCCCGGGGGACACGGGGGAGCGGGACCTGGAGTTCGTGATCACGCGGTCCTAG
- a CDS encoding CDP-alcohol phosphatidyltransferase family protein: MPKVPLAELRHVIHPPGKLESRAEHWAGRLYMRSVSLRVTRLALGTRFSPNQITAVMVVAGVLSGVALVLPGLGGAVLSVVFMQLYLLLDCVDGEVARWRKQYSPLGVYLDRLGAYLADAAVMVGMGIRAAELGLDPYLVAGLAAAIGVLLLKSSSDLVHVARSDSGMEKATDQSVVPRSSGLARIRRLTSAVGLHRLVNGIECTLLLLVTAVVDLALGDLTATRVATVGVTVIVWLLVPAHIVSIVASSRLK, encoded by the coding sequence ATGCCCAAGGTCCCACTCGCAGAACTCCGCCACGTCATCCATCCTCCGGGCAAGCTGGAGAGCAGGGCGGAGCACTGGGCCGGCCGCCTCTACATGCGTTCCGTCTCCCTCCGGGTGACACGGCTGGCTCTCGGAACCCGTTTCTCGCCCAACCAGATCACGGCCGTGATGGTCGTCGCGGGTGTGCTCTCCGGGGTCGCGCTGGTCCTGCCGGGGCTGGGCGGCGCCGTGCTCTCCGTGGTGTTCATGCAGCTGTACCTGCTCCTGGACTGCGTGGACGGTGAAGTCGCCCGCTGGCGCAAGCAGTACAGCCCGCTCGGTGTCTATCTGGACCGGCTCGGTGCCTATCTCGCCGACGCGGCCGTGATGGTCGGTATGGGCATCCGGGCCGCCGAACTCGGCCTGGACCCCTACCTGGTGGCCGGCCTCGCGGCGGCCATCGGCGTCCTGCTGCTGAAGTCGTCCTCGGACCTGGTGCACGTGGCCCGTTCGGACAGCGGCATGGAGAAGGCGACCGACCAGTCCGTCGTCCCGCGTTCCAGCGGTCTCGCGCGGATACGCCGTCTCACCTCCGCGGTCGGCCTGCACCGCCTGGTCAACGGCATCGAGTGCACGCTGCTGCTGCTCGTGACGGCGGTCGTGGACCTCGCGCTCGGCGATCTGACCGCGACGCGGGTGGCGACGGTGGGTGTGACGGTCATCGTGTGGCTGCTCGTCCCCGCGCACATCGTCTCGATCGTCGCCTCGTCCCGTCTGAAGTAA